A window of the Hordeum vulgare subsp. vulgare chromosome 5H, MorexV3_pseudomolecules_assembly, whole genome shotgun sequence genome harbors these coding sequences:
- the LOC123395703 gene encoding dof zinc finger protein 3-like: MEEVFSSNSKSKAGQMAGEAVAAAEKKSRPKPEQKVECPRCKSGNTKFCYYNNYSMSQPRYFCKACRRYWTHGGSLRNVPIGGGCRKPKRPGTSDAHKLGMASSSEPTGVVPPSNCTGMNFANVLPTFMSGGFDIQSSLSLTTFGSSSSSNPTGLMSPGGTTSFLDVLRGGAGGLLDGSLGPNNGYYYGGHANGSGIGMLMTPPTVSFGIPSPMQQHGGLVVGGNGIGGTTSSTFQGNAGEEGDDGTGSIMGLQWQPHVGNGGGGGVGLGGAHHLGTGNNVTMGNNNNNNNQNNNNGGGAGDDDDGGSSRDCYWINNGGSNPWQSLLNSTSLM; the protein is encoded by the coding sequence ATGGAGGAAGTGTTTTCGTCCAACTCCAAGAGCAAGGCCGGTCAGATGGCGGgagaggcggtggcggcggccgaGAAGAAGTCTCGGCCGAAGCCAGAGCAGAAGGTGGAGTGCCCTCGGTGCAAGTCTGGTAACACCaagttctgctactacaacaactacagcaTGTCCCAGCCGCGCTACTTCTGCAAGGCCTGCCGCCGCTACtggacccatggtggctccctccGCAACGTCCCCATCGGTGGTGGTTGCCGCAAGCCCAAACGCCCGGGGACCTCTGACGCCCACAAGCTCGGCATGGCCTCCTCATCGGAACCCACGGGTGTCGTGCCCCCCTCGAACTGCACAGGGATGAACTTTGCTAACGTCCTCCCGACGTTTATGTCTGGTGGCTTTGACATTCAAAGCAGCCTCTCCCTGACAACTTTtgggtcatcatcctcatccaacCCGACGGGGTTGATGTCCCCCGGTGGGACGACTTCATTTCTGGATGTGCTGAGAGGTGGTGCAGGAGGGCTTCTTGATGGCAGCCTCGGTCCAAACAATGGCTACTACTATGGTGGGCATGCCAATGGATCAGGCATTGGGATGTTGATGACTCCGCCAACGGTATCGTTTGGCATTCCAAGTCCGATGCAACAACATGGCGGTCTCGTGGTTGGTGGAAATGGAATAGGTGGCACAACTTCTTCAACATTTCAGGGCAACGCTGGCGAGGAAGGAGACGATGGTACGGGGTCCATTATGGGGCTCCAGTGGCAGCCACATGTTGGtaatggtggcggtggtggtgttggatTAGGAGGCGCGCATCATCTTGGGACTGGGAACAATGTGACGAtgggcaacaacaacaataataacaaccagaacaacaataaCGGCGGCGgtgctggtgatgacgacgatggtggGTCATCGAGGGATTGCTACTGGATCAACAATGGAGGATCGAACCCATGGCAGAGCCTCCTCAACAGCACCTCCCTGATGTAA